From a single Pyxidicoccus xibeiensis genomic region:
- a CDS encoding GNAT family N-acetyltransferase, whose protein sequence is MSPETKTQVPAFRVRVATGADAPVLLALLRQFAEEEESAQFMLATEPRLREALETRLLRAALVEGPEGAVGFATYTVDFMVWADSRVLRLDDLYVHGRARGRGQGVALMRHLAEVAMAEGIPMRWEMRPQNASARAFYERLGAQARDKSVFRWMPDAMQRFLAAPGQ, encoded by the coding sequence ATGTCACCAGAGACGAAGACGCAGGTTCCGGCCTTCCGGGTGAGGGTCGCGACAGGGGCGGACGCGCCGGTGCTGCTGGCGCTGCTGCGCCAGTTCGCGGAGGAAGAGGAGAGCGCGCAGTTCATGCTGGCCACCGAGCCCCGGCTGCGAGAGGCGCTCGAGACGCGGCTGCTCCGGGCCGCGCTGGTGGAGGGGCCCGAGGGCGCGGTGGGGTTCGCCACGTACACAGTGGACTTCATGGTGTGGGCGGACTCGCGCGTCCTGCGCCTGGACGACCTGTACGTGCACGGCAGGGCGCGGGGCCGGGGGCAGGGCGTGGCGCTGATGCGGCACCTGGCGGAGGTGGCCATGGCGGAGGGGATACCCATGCGCTGGGAGATGCGGCCGCAGAATGCCTCCGCGCGCGCGTTCTACGAGCGGCTGGGAGCCCAGGCGCGGGACAAGTCGGTGTTCCGGTGGATGCCGGACGCGATGCAGCGCTTCCTCGCGGCGCCTGGGCAGTAG